Proteins encoded by one window of Roseibium sp. Sym1:
- the ftsL gene encoding cell division protein FtsL — protein sequence MVRTLNILFILAVVIGAATVYDMKLAATKSAEKVAELQRRIDEERDAIRHLKAEWSLLNKPDRLQSLVARYNDYLLLEPLDVKQIVTPEDLPARPVMLEPIGGNQMGGYAGSSAVIQ from the coding sequence ATGGTTCGAACGCTGAACATCCTGTTCATTCTGGCGGTCGTGATCGGCGCCGCGACCGTATACGACATGAAGCTTGCGGCGACAAAGTCGGCCGAGAAGGTTGCCGAGCTCCAGCGTCGGATCGACGAGGAACGCGATGCCATCCGCCACCTGAAAGCGGAATGGAGCCTGCTCAACAAGCCGGACCGGCTGCAGTCCCTGGTCGCGCGCTACAACGACTATCTCCTGCTGGAACCGCTCGACGTGAAACAGATCGTGACGCCGGAAGACCTTCCGGCGCGTCCGGTGATGCTGGAGCCGATCGGCGGCAATCAGATGGGCGGCTATGCCGGCTCGTCGGCGGTTATTCAGTGA
- a CDS encoding UDP-N-acetylmuramoylalanyl-D-glutamyl-2,6-diaminopimelate--D-alanyl-D-alanine ligase produces the protein MSDPLWTLDAFVDAAGGSIKGDAGAEITGISIDSRTLEPGDAFVAIKGDRLDGHDYVAAALDAGASLALVAESRIGDLPEDGRYVVVEDPLEALRNLGIAARERTGARIVAVTGSVGKTGTKEALRLTLEPSGKVHASVASFNNHWGVPLTLARMPADTDFGVFEIGMNHAGEITPLVKMVRPHVAIITTVQPVHLEFFDSVEQIAKAKAEIFDGLEPGGIAVLNRDNLQFDLLKFLAATKGIATIHTFGENPAADSHTQKVVSYPAGSSVDASILGQEITYKIGAPGKHHVKNSLAVLTAVSDLGGDLAMAGLALDTMRAPKGRGEVSRLPVQNGELNLIDESYNANPASMRAALAVLGEAPVTRPGRRIAVIGDMRELGADADRLHAELLQPITDADIDAVYCAGPHMRALWQDLPHDLRGHYCEDAKDLEEVLLNDVRAGDVVMVKGSLGTRMGPLVEALKKEYPPVDDTAAA, from the coding sequence ATGAGCGACCCGCTTTGGACCCTGGATGCCTTTGTTGACGCTGCCGGCGGCAGCATCAAGGGCGACGCTGGCGCTGAGATTACCGGAATATCCATCGACAGCCGCACGCTGGAGCCCGGCGACGCCTTCGTCGCCATCAAGGGCGACCGGCTCGACGGTCACGACTATGTCGCCGCGGCGCTGGACGCCGGTGCTTCCCTGGCGCTGGTCGCCGAAAGCCGCATCGGGGACCTGCCGGAAGACGGTCGCTACGTGGTGGTGGAGGATCCGCTCGAGGCGCTGCGCAATCTTGGCATTGCCGCGCGCGAACGCACGGGCGCGCGCATTGTCGCGGTCACCGGTTCCGTCGGCAAGACCGGAACCAAGGAGGCCCTGCGGCTGACGCTGGAGCCCTCGGGCAAGGTGCATGCCTCCGTCGCGTCCTTCAACAATCACTGGGGGGTGCCGCTGACGCTGGCGCGCATGCCTGCCGATACCGACTTTGGTGTCTTTGAAATCGGCATGAACCATGCCGGCGAGATCACGCCGCTGGTCAAGATGGTGCGTCCGCACGTGGCGATCATCACCACGGTCCAGCCGGTGCATCTGGAATTCTTCGACAGTGTCGAGCAGATCGCCAAGGCCAAGGCGGAGATCTTCGACGGTCTGGAACCCGGTGGCATTGCCGTTCTGAACAGGGACAACCTTCAGTTCGATCTCCTGAAATTCCTGGCGGCAACGAAGGGCATCGCCACGATCCACACCTTCGGGGAGAATCCGGCCGCCGACAGCCATACACAGAAAGTGGTCAGCTATCCGGCGGGCTCCAGTGTGGATGCGTCCATCCTGGGCCAGGAGATCACCTACAAGATCGGCGCGCCCGGCAAGCATCACGTCAAGAACAGCCTCGCGGTTCTGACGGCAGTTTCCGACCTTGGGGGCGATCTCGCCATGGCCGGTCTTGCCCTCGATACCATGCGGGCTCCGAAGGGCCGGGGGGAAGTTTCCCGCCTGCCCGTGCAAAACGGCGAGCTCAACCTGATCGACGAAAGCTACAACGCCAATCCGGCGTCCATGCGTGCCGCGCTGGCTGTGCTCGGAGAAGCGCCCGTGACCCGTCCCGGACGCCGGATCGCGGTGATCGGCGACATGCGCGAGCTGGGAGCCGACGCCGACCGTCTGCATGCGGAGCTGCTGCAGCCGATCACCGATGCCGACATTGACGCCGTCTACTGCGCCGGGCCACACATGCGCGCGCTCTGGCAGGACCTGCCGCATGATCTTCGCGGCCACTACTGCGAGGACGCAAAAGATCTGGAAGAGGTCCTTTTGAACGATGTCAGGGCCGGTGATGTTGTTATGGTCAAGGGATCGCTTGGAACCCGCATGGGCCCGCTTGTCGAGGCCCTGAAGAAGGAATACCCGCCTGTGGATGACACCGCAGCGGCATGA
- the murD gene encoding UDP-N-acetylmuramoyl-L-alanine--D-glutamate ligase, giving the protein MIPVTTFENQKVALFGLGGSGLATARALAAGGADVVCFDDSEDRVKQAAGEGLSTQDLRDLDWASVTALVLAPGVPLTHPAPHWTVDLAREAGVEIIGDVELFCRERRKLCPAAPLIAITGTNGKSTTTALVSHLLTELGLDTQMGGNIGTPVLELEPPQPGRHYVIECSSYQIDLAPTLDPTVGIHMNLSPDHLDRHGTMDQYAAIKERLVAGSKVAVVGVDDRLSSAIADRLELARKPVCRIAGERELTDGIYARHGRLIEAHDGAQSEVALLGGIDSLRGDHNGQNAAAAFAALRALELPAAKIAAALASFPGLHHRMEVVSRQGRVLFINDSKATNADAAARALSSFDRIYWIAGGRAKSGGISSLDEYFPKIAKAFLIGEAARDFAKTLEGRVPHTISGTLVQAVKDAAGEAAEDGAEEIAILLSPACASFDQFPNFELRGAAFVDAVRALPDALTQEEVA; this is encoded by the coding sequence ATGATCCCGGTCACCACATTCGAGAACCAGAAGGTCGCCCTGTTCGGACTGGGTGGTTCAGGCCTTGCGACCGCACGGGCGCTTGCGGCCGGCGGGGCGGATGTGGTGTGTTTCGACGACAGCGAAGACCGGGTGAAACAGGCGGCGGGCGAAGGCCTGTCAACGCAGGACCTGCGGGATCTGGACTGGGCTTCCGTGACGGCCCTCGTGCTGGCGCCCGGCGTGCCGCTGACCCATCCGGCACCGCACTGGACGGTTGACCTTGCCAGGGAAGCCGGGGTTGAGATTATCGGCGACGTGGAACTGTTCTGCCGTGAACGCCGCAAGCTCTGCCCGGCAGCGCCGCTGATCGCGATCACCGGGACCAACGGCAAGTCGACGACGACCGCGCTGGTGAGCCATCTCTTGACGGAACTCGGCCTCGACACGCAGATGGGCGGCAATATCGGCACGCCGGTCCTGGAGCTGGAGCCGCCGCAGCCGGGCCGGCACTACGTGATCGAGTGTTCGTCCTACCAGATCGACCTGGCACCGACGCTCGATCCGACCGTCGGCATTCACATGAACCTGTCGCCGGACCATCTCGACCGCCACGGCACGATGGACCAGTACGCCGCCATCAAGGAACGCCTGGTGGCCGGGTCCAAGGTGGCGGTCGTCGGCGTGGACGACAGGTTGTCCTCGGCCATTGCCGACAGGCTCGAACTGGCGCGCAAGCCGGTCTGCCGCATTGCCGGCGAACGGGAGCTGACCGACGGCATCTATGCCCGCCACGGCCGGTTGATCGAGGCCCATGACGGAGCGCAGTCGGAAGTGGCGCTTCTCGGCGGGATCGACAGTCTGCGCGGCGATCATAACGGCCAGAACGCGGCCGCCGCCTTCGCCGCGCTGCGGGCACTGGAGCTGCCGGCGGCGAAAATTGCCGCTGCCTTGGCCAGTTTCCCGGGGCTGCATCACCGGATGGAAGTGGTGTCCAGGCAAGGGCGGGTGCTGTTCATCAACGACAGCAAGGCGACCAATGCGGACGCGGCTGCCCGGGCGCTGTCCAGTTTCGACCGGATCTACTGGATTGCCGGCGGCCGTGCCAAGTCGGGCGGGATCTCCTCGCTCGACGAGTATTTCCCGAAGATCGCGAAGGCCTTTCTCATCGGCGAGGCCGCGCGGGATTTTGCCAAGACGCTCGAAGGCCGGGTGCCGCACACGATCAGCGGCACTCTGGTGCAGGCGGTCAAGGACGCGGCCGGCGAGGCGGCGGAGGATGGTGCCGAGGAAATCGCCATCCTGTTGTCTCCCGCCTGTGCGAGTTTCGACCAGTTCCCGAATTTCGAACTGCGGGGCGCTGCTTTTGTAGATGCGGTGCGTGCCTTGCCTGATGCACTCACGCAGGAGGAGGTAGCGTAA
- the murG gene encoding undecaprenyldiphospho-muramoylpentapeptide beta-N-acetylglucosaminyltransferase — protein MNKTVLLTAGGTGGHLFPAQALASELIRRGWTVELATDERADKYGSAFPARKVHIIASETIRGRNPLLLAKTGLKLLWGTVQARKVIRQLKPDVVAGFGGYPTFPPMFAARLTGTPSILHEANGVMGRANKLLAKGVDAIATSVPMDDLPSDLTAKLVETGNPVRDAVLNASEIFYSTPESGGPFRLLVFGGSQGARFFSDLLPPAVEKLPPDLRKRLQIVQQCRPEDMERVQEAYDTLGVQAECAPFFQDMPQRIAHAHLVLCRSGASSVSELGVLGRPSILVPLPGAIDQDQAANAKVLEKVGGAWPIRQADLHPERLAKEIVRFMNAPEMLKDAARNARSVGRPDAVKRLADLVEKIALQEGERP, from the coding sequence ATGAACAAGACTGTATTACTGACAGCCGGCGGCACAGGCGGCCACCTCTTTCCCGCACAGGCGCTGGCCAGCGAACTGATCCGGCGCGGCTGGACGGTGGAACTGGCGACGGACGAGCGGGCCGACAAATACGGCAGCGCCTTTCCGGCCCGCAAAGTGCACATCATCGCCTCGGAAACCATCCGCGGCCGCAATCCGCTGCTGCTGGCGAAGACGGGGCTGAAACTGCTCTGGGGAACGGTCCAGGCCCGCAAGGTCATCAGACAGCTGAAGCCGGATGTCGTCGCCGGTTTCGGCGGCTACCCGACCTTTCCGCCGATGTTTGCCGCGCGCCTGACAGGCACGCCATCGATCCTGCACGAGGCCAACGGCGTCATGGGGCGGGCCAACAAGCTGCTCGCCAAGGGCGTCGACGCGATCGCGACCAGCGTGCCGATGGACGACCTTCCCTCGGACCTGACGGCGAAGCTGGTGGAAACCGGCAATCCGGTCCGCGACGCGGTCCTGAACGCCTCGGAGATCTTCTATTCGACGCCGGAGTCCGGTGGGCCGTTCCGGCTGCTGGTATTCGGCGGTTCGCAGGGAGCACGTTTCTTCTCCGATCTGTTGCCGCCTGCTGTCGAAAAGTTGCCACCGGACTTGCGGAAACGCCTGCAGATCGTGCAGCAGTGCCGGCCCGAGGACATGGAGCGGGTGCAGGAGGCGTATGACACGCTCGGTGTCCAGGCCGAATGCGCGCCGTTCTTCCAGGACATGCCGCAGCGTATCGCCCATGCGCATCTGGTGCTGTGCCGTTCCGGGGCGTCCTCCGTCAGCGAACTCGGCGTGCTGGGCCGGCCGTCCATCCTCGTGCCGCTTCCGGGAGCGATAGACCAGGACCAGGCGGCGAATGCCAAGGTGCTGGAAAAGGTCGGTGGTGCCTGGCCGATCCGGCAGGCGGACCTGCATCCCGAACGGCTGGCCAAGGAGATCGTCCGGTTCATGAACGCGCCGGAGATGCTCAAGGACGCGGCCAGGAATGCGCGAAGTGTCGGACGGCCCGACGCGGTGAAACGCCTGGCGGACCTCGTTGAAAAGATTGCCCTTCAAGAAGGAGAACGGCCATGA
- the ftsW gene encoding putative lipid II flippase FtsW, whose protein sequence is MVSRADRSRFAEWLWTVDHYLLAAFGLLMVGGVVLSFAASPPVAERLGVETLFFVKRQAMFLVPGIVIMLAASLMTPRMVRRAALIVFTVSLILMIATLFLGFEAKGARRWIYIAGFSLQPSEFLKPAFVILIAFLLSESGRRREVPGVLFAFVLFAICAALLIAQPDFGQTMLLGLVWAGLFFLNGISWIIIMALGLVGIAGLLAAYAFLPHVTNRVDRFLDPTSGDTYQVDTARDSFLAGGWFGRGPGEGTVKRILPDSHTDFIFAVVGEEFGVIVCLLVVSIFAFIVLRGLKHASRDQDAFSRLATAGLVVLFGLQATINLAVNLHLMPSKGMTLPFISYGGSSLLSSAMTAGAILALTRRRPQPSRGDVVTVSRLSPSSLM, encoded by the coding sequence ATGGTATCGCGCGCCGATCGCAGCCGCTTTGCCGAATGGCTATGGACAGTGGACCACTATCTGCTTGCGGCCTTCGGACTTCTGATGGTCGGCGGCGTGGTCCTGTCCTTCGCGGCAAGTCCGCCGGTGGCCGAGCGCCTCGGCGTCGAGACGCTCTTTTTCGTCAAGCGGCAGGCGATGTTCCTGGTGCCGGGCATCGTCATCATGCTGGCGGCTTCCCTGATGACACCGCGCATGGTCCGCCGCGCCGCCCTGATTGTGTTCACCGTATCGCTGATCCTGATGATCGCGACCCTGTTTCTGGGGTTCGAGGCAAAGGGTGCGCGGCGCTGGATCTACATTGCGGGATTTTCCCTGCAGCCTTCGGAATTCCTCAAGCCGGCATTCGTGATCCTGATTGCCTTCCTGTTGTCGGAAAGCGGCCGGCGCCGCGAAGTTCCCGGCGTCCTCTTTGCCTTCGTGCTCTTTGCCATCTGTGCGGCCCTCTTGATCGCCCAGCCGGATTTCGGCCAGACCATGCTGCTTGGGCTGGTCTGGGCAGGGCTGTTTTTCCTCAACGGCATTTCCTGGATCATCATCATGGCGCTCGGGCTGGTGGGCATTGCCGGCCTGTTGGCGGCCTATGCCTTCCTGCCGCACGTCACCAACCGGGTCGACCGGTTCCTGGATCCGACCTCCGGCGATACCTACCAGGTCGATACTGCCCGGGACTCCTTCCTCGCCGGCGGCTGGTTCGGGCGCGGGCCCGGGGAGGGAACCGTGAAGCGGATCCTGCCGGACAGCCACACCGACTTCATCTTTGCCGTTGTGGGGGAGGAGTTCGGCGTGATCGTCTGCCTGCTCGTGGTGTCGATCTTCGCCTTCATCGTGTTGCGCGGGCTCAAGCACGCCAGCCGGGACCAGGATGCCTTCAGCCGCCTGGCAACCGCGGGGCTGGTGGTGCTGTTCGGTCTTCAGGCCACGATCAATCTGGCCGTGAACCTTCACCTGATGCCTTCCAAGGGCATGACCCTGCCCTTCATTTCCTATGGCGGGTCGTCGCTGCTCTCCTCCGCGATGACGGCAGGTGCGATCCTGGCGCTCACGCGCCGGCGGCCACAGCCGTCACGCGGCGACGTCGTGACCGTGAGCCGGCTGTCCCCCTCATCCCTAATGTAA
- a CDS encoding UDP-N-acetylmuramoyl-L-alanyl-D-glutamate--2,6-diaminopimelate ligase, with product MDLEYLAAGLSVPDTAKGLKIAGLTADSRKVRPGFLFASFKGASVDGTKFAPDAAAAGAIAILCADEAVDGVRAACPPGVVVLGAAEPRQAFARMAARFYGAQPDTVVAVTGTAGKTSVAHFVRQIFQSAGHPAASLGTLGIVKPNGESYGGLTTPDPVFLHEQLAALEEEGVNHAALEASSHGLDQYRLDGVRLTAAAFTNLGRDHMDYHPTVEDYLKAKLRLFSELLPSGGTVVVDPGEKYADRVLAVAQERGLPVLSVGETGKDLKLTGLRPSGAGQELTLQTARGEYKVTLPLIGRFQVSNALIAAGLAMAAGLDTGAVMRAMENLKGAPGRLELAGRTGQGGLVFVDYAHKPDALDNALSALRPFAQGKLSVIVGAGGDRDPGKRELMGAAAARHADLVIVTDDNPRSEDPATIRKAVLSGAPEALEIGDRFEAIAEGVRRLRQGDILCVAGKGHETGQIVGDTVIPFSDHDAVTRAISLEGNT from the coding sequence ATGGATCTTGAATATCTGGCCGCCGGCCTTTCCGTGCCGGACACGGCAAAGGGTCTGAAAATCGCGGGGCTCACGGCGGACAGCCGCAAGGTCCGGCCCGGCTTTCTGTTCGCCTCCTTCAAGGGGGCTTCTGTCGACGGTACGAAATTCGCCCCGGACGCTGCAGCGGCCGGGGCCATTGCCATCTTGTGCGCGGACGAGGCCGTTGACGGCGTCCGGGCTGCCTGCCCGCCTGGTGTCGTTGTTCTCGGTGCGGCTGAACCGCGCCAGGCGTTTGCCCGGATGGCGGCACGGTTCTACGGCGCGCAGCCGGACACGGTCGTCGCGGTCACCGGAACAGCCGGCAAGACGTCCGTCGCCCATTTCGTGCGTCAGATCTTCCAGTCCGCCGGTCATCCCGCGGCAAGCCTCGGCACGCTCGGCATCGTCAAGCCGAATGGTGAAAGCTACGGCGGACTGACTACCCCGGATCCGGTCTTCCTGCACGAACAGCTGGCGGCGCTGGAGGAGGAAGGGGTCAACCATGCGGCCCTGGAGGCGTCTTCGCACGGTTTGGATCAATACCGGCTCGACGGCGTCCGCCTGACCGCGGCGGCATTCACCAATCTTGGCCGCGACCACATGGATTACCATCCGACCGTCGAGGATTATCTGAAGGCCAAGCTGCGGCTTTTCTCCGAGCTCCTGCCTTCGGGCGGCACCGTGGTCGTCGATCCCGGCGAGAAATATGCCGACCGGGTGCTGGCTGTGGCGCAAGAGCGCGGTCTTCCGGTCCTGAGCGTCGGCGAAACCGGCAAGGACCTGAAGCTGACCGGGTTGCGTCCGTCAGGTGCGGGACAGGAGCTGACGCTGCAGACCGCGCGCGGCGAATACAAGGTGACCCTGCCCCTGATCGGACGGTTCCAGGTCTCCAACGCGCTGATCGCGGCCGGTCTCGCGATGGCGGCGGGTCTGGACACGGGTGCCGTGATGCGCGCGATGGAAAACCTGAAGGGGGCGCCGGGCCGGCTGGAGCTGGCGGGTAGAACCGGGCAGGGCGGTCTGGTCTTTGTCGACTATGCCCACAAGCCCGACGCCCTGGACAACGCACTGTCTGCCTTGAGACCGTTCGCGCAAGGCAAGCTGTCCGTCATCGTCGGCGCCGGCGGAGACCGCGATCCCGGCAAGCGCGAACTCATGGGCGCGGCGGCGGCGCGGCATGCGGATCTCGTCATCGTCACCGATGACAACCCGCGCTCCGAAGACCCCGCCACGATCCGCAAGGCGGTGCTGAGCGGCGCGCCCGAGGCGCTGGAGATCGGCGACCGCTTCGAAGCGATCGCCGAAGGCGTCCGCCGCCTGCGGCAGGGCGATATCCTGTGTGTTGCCGGAAAGGGTCACGAAACGGGCCAGATTGTTGGCGACACAGTGATTCCCTTTTCCGATCACGATGCCGTCACGCGCGCCATCAGCCTTGAAGGAAACACATGA
- a CDS encoding peptidoglycan D,D-transpeptidase FtsI family protein, which produces MTMVSEPASFLQVRRAQPRAVRGSVSSSAVKSRVYVAMLAFACVYVAIAGRLVMLAQMEEATSGAFISAQDSVSASRPDLIDRNGEILATDIKTASLYAEPRRILDVDEALEGLVRVLPELDEGLVRRRLESGAGFVWLKREMTRKQAEDVHNLGLPGIGFLSENQRFYPGGPTAGHIVGSVNVDNQGLAGIEKYIDDSWLADLQSLGFTADRSMEPVRLSVDLRVQHVVRDELVKAMERYKAIAAAGIVLDAKTGEVVAMSSLPDYDPNDRSQALEKDRLNRATGGVFEMGSVFKTFTTAMALDSGSVSINDSFDATRPIRAAGRTITDFHGKNRILSVPEIFIYSSNIGTAKMMLATGIARQKEFLGRLHLTDRLKTELPENAAPLLPPKWNELAAMTISFGHGISVTPMQTAVAAAALVNGGTLLPPTFLPRSQDEVQSLGKQVVSPETSRMMRYLFRLNVLSGSGRRSDVPGYTVGGKTGTAEKIENGRYVSNKRRNSFLSAFPMDDPRYVVLVVIDEPKPERAGIGATAGLNAAPTTAAIIRRSAPMLGVMPRFGKGDEPIEISY; this is translated from the coding sequence ATGACCATGGTAAGCGAACCGGCAAGTTTCCTTCAGGTGCGGAGAGCCCAGCCGAGAGCGGTGCGGGGCTCCGTTTCCTCGAGCGCGGTCAAGTCACGCGTCTATGTGGCGATGCTGGCCTTTGCCTGCGTCTATGTGGCCATTGCCGGCCGGCTGGTCATGCTGGCGCAGATGGAAGAGGCGACGTCAGGGGCTTTCATCTCGGCGCAGGACTCCGTGTCGGCTTCACGGCCAGACCTGATCGACCGCAATGGCGAGATCCTGGCGACCGATATCAAGACCGCGTCCCTATACGCCGAGCCGCGCCGCATCCTGGACGTCGACGAGGCTCTTGAAGGGCTTGTCCGCGTGCTGCCCGAACTGGACGAGGGGCTTGTGCGCCGTCGTCTGGAAAGCGGTGCCGGTTTTGTCTGGCTGAAGCGGGAAATGACCCGGAAACAGGCCGAAGACGTTCACAACCTCGGCCTGCCGGGCATCGGTTTCCTGTCCGAGAACCAGCGCTTTTATCCGGGTGGCCCGACCGCGGGTCACATTGTCGGCTCGGTGAATGTCGACAATCAGGGACTGGCCGGGATCGAGAAATACATCGACGACAGCTGGCTGGCCGACCTGCAGTCCCTCGGCTTCACCGCCGACCGGTCCATGGAGCCGGTCCGTCTCTCGGTCGACCTGCGGGTACAGCACGTCGTGCGCGACGAACTGGTCAAGGCGATGGAACGCTACAAGGCGATCGCGGCGGCCGGCATCGTGCTCGATGCGAAGACCGGCGAAGTGGTCGCCATGTCCTCGCTGCCGGACTATGACCCGAACGACCGGTCCCAGGCGCTGGAGAAGGACCGGCTGAACCGGGCGACCGGCGGCGTCTTTGAAATGGGCTCCGTCTTCAAGACCTTCACCACTGCCATGGCGCTGGATTCGGGGTCCGTTTCGATCAATGACAGCTTCGACGCGACCCGCCCGATCAGGGCCGCGGGCCGCACGATCACCGATTTCCACGGGAAAAACCGCATTCTCTCCGTTCCGGAAATCTTCATCTATTCGTCGAATATCGGCACGGCGAAGATGATGCTGGCGACCGGGATTGCCCGCCAGAAGGAGTTCCTTGGCCGGTTGCATCTGACGGACCGGCTGAAGACGGAACTGCCGGAGAATGCCGCGCCGCTGCTGCCGCCGAAATGGAACGAGCTGGCGGCCATGACCATATCCTTCGGGCACGGTATCTCGGTGACGCCGATGCAGACGGCTGTTGCCGCCGCCGCGCTGGTCAATGGCGGCACCCTGTTGCCGCCGACATTCCTGCCGCGCAGTCAGGATGAGGTTCAAAGCCTTGGCAAACAGGTCGTTTCTCCGGAAACGAGTCGCATGATGCGCTACCTGTTCCGCCTCAATGTCCTGTCGGGATCCGGCCGCCGGTCGGACGTGCCTGGCTACACGGTGGGCGGCAAGACCGGCACCGCGGAAAAGATCGAGAACGGTCGCTACGTCAGCAACAAGCGCCGAAATTCGTTCCTGTCGGCCTTCCCGATGGATGACCCGCGCTACGTGGTTCTGGTGGTGATTGACGAGCCGAAACCGGAGCGGGCCGGCATCGGCGCGACCGCCGGTCTCAATGCCGCGCCGACCACCGCGGCGATCATCCGCAGGTCCGCACCGATGCTCGGAGTGATGCCGAGGTTCGGGAAGGGGGATGAACCAATCGAGATTTCCTATTAA
- the mraY gene encoding phospho-N-acetylmuramoyl-pentapeptide-transferase produces MFYFLGQFADQVSALNVFRYITFRTGGAIMTALFFVFLFGPKIIASLRIRQGHGQPIRSDGPESHLLTKKGTPTMGGLMILSGALVAALLWSDLSNPYVWVVIAVTLGFGSIGFYDDYLKVTKSSHKGFGGKARLGLEFIIAASAAFAVTLLDTSEFSEAITFPFLKEFTLNLGLVFIPFAAFVMVGAGNAVNLTDGLDGLAIVPVMIACASFGLIAYLSGNAVFANYLQIHHVAGTGELAVICGAVIGAGLGFLWFNAPPAAIFMGDTGSLALGGMIGAIAVATKHEVVLAIIGGLFVLEAVSVIVQVISFRLTGKRVFRMAPIHHHFEIMGWTESQVVIRFWIISVVLALLGLATLKLR; encoded by the coding sequence ATGTTTTACTTTTTGGGGCAATTCGCGGATCAGGTTTCGGCACTGAACGTTTTCCGGTACATCACCTTCCGGACCGGCGGCGCGATCATGACTGCGCTGTTTTTCGTCTTTCTGTTCGGACCGAAAATCATTGCAAGCCTGCGGATCCGACAGGGTCACGGGCAGCCGATCCGGTCGGACGGGCCGGAAAGCCATCTTCTGACCAAGAAGGGCACGCCGACGATGGGCGGGCTGATGATCCTGTCCGGCGCGCTCGTGGCCGCGCTGTTGTGGTCGGATCTGTCGAACCCTTATGTATGGGTGGTCATCGCCGTCACGCTCGGGTTCGGCAGCATCGGCTTCTATGACGACTATCTGAAGGTGACCAAATCCTCACACAAGGGGTTCGGCGGCAAGGCACGGCTCGGGCTGGAATTCATCATCGCGGCGTCCGCCGCCTTCGCGGTCACGCTCCTGGATACCTCTGAATTCTCCGAAGCCATCACGTTTCCCTTCCTGAAGGAGTTCACGCTCAATCTCGGGCTGGTCTTCATCCCCTTTGCGGCTTTCGTCATGGTCGGCGCCGGCAATGCGGTCAACCTCACGGACGGCCTCGACGGCCTGGCGATCGTGCCGGTGATGATTGCCTGCGCTTCCTTCGGCCTGATCGCCTATCTTTCCGGCAACGCGGTCTTCGCGAATTACCTGCAGATCCACCACGTCGCCGGCACCGGCGAACTTGCGGTGATCTGCGGTGCGGTCATCGGCGCGGGCCTCGGCTTCCTGTGGTTCAACGCGCCGCCCGCCGCCATCTTCATGGGGGACACGGGCTCGCTGGCTCTCGGCGGCATGATCGGGGCCATCGCGGTTGCCACCAAGCATGAAGTCGTGCTTGCGATCATCGGTGGGCTGTTCGTGCTGGAGGCCGTGTCCGTGATCGTACAGGTGATCTCCTTCCGGCTGACCGGCAAGCGGGTGTTCCGGATGGCGCCGATCCACCACCATTTCGAGATCATGGGCTGGACCGAAAGCCAGGTCGTGATCCGGTTCTGGATCATTTCCGTCGTTCTGGCCCTGCTCGGCCTTGCCACCTTGAAGCTGAGGTAA